The following is a genomic window from Meriones unguiculatus strain TT.TT164.6M chromosome 7, Bangor_MerUng_6.1, whole genome shotgun sequence.
GCGCAAGCGCGACCTGGGCTCAGGCGGAGGCTGGGCAGACGCGGCTCAGACTCTCCAACATGGCGCAAGTAGGCGGCGGAGGATCTGCAGGCCGGGGATTCGGGGGCTCCCGCTGGGGTCGTTCGGGCTCCGGAGGCCACGAAAAGCTGCCGGTGCACGTGAGTGATCTCCCCAGTTTTCTCCTGGGGACTCGAATCCCCGCGGGCCGGAGGCCCGCCGCGCGGCCCCGACTTGGCCTCCGCTCTGCGCAACCGGGGCCCGGGGACCCCACACCCCTTCCCTGGAATCCTTCGCACTTCCCGGCGGCCCCACAGTTTCCCCCTAACGCTTCATTCCTTCACGCGGTTCCTCGGACCTCCAGAGATGCCGCGGTTCTCGACATTTCTCAGTCCTGTGGTCCCTGTCATCCCGGGGACCTCACGGGGCGCCCCGGAACCTCTcggtcctcctctctggcctttaGTTATCCTTGCCGTCCCTCGGTTTTCTAAGGGACTTCGCGACCTCTCCGAGACCCTTCGGTCCTCCCCGCCGGTCCTCGGTCCAACCCGGAACTCCTCGAGGCCCCTCGGGACCACCCGCAGGTTCTCGGTCCTCCTCGTCGGCCGTCGGTCCTCCCGGAATACCGCAGTTATTCTCGCGGCCTTCTGCCGCCCCGCGCCACTCCTCTTCTGTCCCTGGCCTTCCAGCCCTCTTCTTACATAGGACCCCGGCCTACCCACGGCCTTCTCATTCCCCGCAGGTGGAGGACGCTCTGACATACCTCGACCAGGTGAAGATACGCTTTGGTAGCGACCCTGCCACTTACAATGGCTTTCTGGAGATCATGAAGGAGTTCAAAAGCCAGAGGTAATCTGCAGGGCCTTGTGCACCTAGGAGTAGTGGGCTGAGCCACCCTTGGGGCCCTCAGCACAGGTTTGGAGGGCTCCAGAGCCCTTCCTAAAACAGGCACAGAATGAGGGAACTCTGATGACTGGTGGGGATTCTGGAAAGGTGCAGGAATTTGGGAGTGGGGGAGATCCAGGCCTGGACAGAGAGTGCTGATGCAGtctttatttaaaatgttgaTTTGGGAGTCAGTGAGATGGCCCAGTATgtaaaggtgcctgccaccaagcctgaccacctgagttccaGACACTCATGACAggaggagaactgactcctacaagttgtcctccgacctgCACTTGGAACTGTGGTATATGcccacaggcaaaaaaaaaaaaaaaatctatgcataACATttggaaatgtttattttaaagagttttaattGTGAAAGGTTGGGGTACAGATTTTGATTGTTAGTTTTGGGGAACATCTTTGTAAATGCTGCAAGAAAATGTTACTTAAGGGGACACACATCATCTCTTCTTAAATCTTGTCCCCAAGATGCTTCTCACAGCACTTCCTAATCTGTAGCTTGTGTGGCTATAAAGGGCATAAGCCACAGCAACTTTTGTAAACACAGAACAGCTGAATTGGGGTGCTACTGAATTATGCCTGTGTCTTATAGAACCTTCTGGGAGGGGTGGATTGTCAAGGATTCACCCTAGTGACAGGTAGGTGGAATTAGAGCCCAAGCTGTCAGCCAGCTTTTCACAGGTCTTGGTACTGCTCTGCCATTGTCCTTTCTTAGGAATTATGGAAGGCCTGGTCTGGTTTCTGGTGCTGAGGCCCGAAGATGACCTTACCATGTTGTCTCCATTTTTCTCCCAGTCCCCCAAGTTTATACACCTCCTTtagctaaagaaagaaagagagagagagagaaagaaagaaagaaaacgtaGCCTCATCCTTCCCTAATTCATAAAATCAGAGGGAATACATTGCTGGGAGAAGTGTGGCTTCCTGTTGATTGTCAGCCTCATACACCCCAGGAGCTCAGATGGTTTGGAGAGCTGTAAATACTTTATAGTTCTTGCCAAACCTAGCCACAGGTGGTCTCACATGGTGGGCCCATTTAGGAATCTATACCATCATTTAAGCCAGAGCTGTGAAAACTTTACGGACATTTGGGTGAGTGGGTTTTTCAACCTTGCTCCCAGTACTCTTGCCCACTTACATTTTTTCCCCCCCAGCATCGACACCCCTGGCGTGATCAGACGTGTATCTCAGCTTTTTCATGAGCACCCTGACCTCATTGTGGGGTTTAATGCGTTCCTCCCACTTGGATACCGCATAGACATTCCCAAGAGCGGCAAGTTGAACATGCAGTCGCCTCTGAGCAGCCAGGTAGGCTTCGCTTGAGTGATGTGGCCCTCCAGAGTCAAGCCCACAAGGAGCACAGCCAGGTGTTTGGTGATGTTGCTGGAAGTCTTGTGCagtctggttttttttgttttgttttgttttgttttttgtttttttaaggttctCTAGTCAAGATAGGAACACAGAGGCAGTGTCTGCATCCCAAAGTGAGCAGTTTAGAGGTCCTGAGTATAGTGGCTGGGGTATGGTTCAGTGTGGCATACATAGTACACTTAGCATaggcaaagccctgggtttagtCCCCAGCCCTTGAGGTTGGGTGCACAGGGCGGTGATACCAGGGTCCAGGAGAATTTTATGTTCAGAGTCATCGAATCACTAGCTGCTGAGGTCTGGCCTCAGGGCTTTCCCAACAAGTCTAACAGGCCAAGTATTCAGTGACCTCTGGTGGCTTTCATTGATCTCAGGCCACCAGTAACCCAGGTGCTTGGGCTGTGTGCATAGGAATAACTGTTTTCTGTCACTTGTGGAATTGTCACAGGTTCCTTTCTCAGCTAAGACTTGGGCGCTGCTCCACTCTGCCACTCTGACATCAGCACAGATAGTTCTGAAActtatcttcctgtctcagccctcCAAGTGTTAGGATGACATGTGAGCCACCACAACAGGTTTTCAGTGAAGTTGGAGAGGGACTCTGGAAAGGTGGTGTGGCCCTGAAGTTCCCTCTAAGAGATTCCTGTGGAAGTTCTGCTGGTTCCCCTCATCAGCATGCCTCTTGAAGCCCGGAAGCTCAGCCCAGGTTTCAGAGTTTCCACTTCCCACCTGTACCTGAACCCAGGATCCATGGCACCAAAGCTTTAGCCAAGCGACTTCTGAAACTCATGTGGCTGCGATGCAAAGCAGCGTGAGCTTTGTAGAGCGCAAAGAGCAGTTCCTCGAGTGTGCATACTGTGAGCATGATTGTCGCTCACTAGGAAGCAACAGGAAGTAGAGCCTGAGTTATGGGGTGGGCCGCCCCTCCACCCCCCAATCGCACAGGACTTTTAGTAAAGTAAAGCCAGGAGCAGTTTTGTTTCCCTCATAGGTGGCTTAGGTGATGAAGGGCCTCAGTGACTTACAGAAAGGATGACAAAGACCATCTCAGGCTTATAAACAAGGCACTTTTGGCAGTCTTGAGTCACATTCCCTCAGGGTATTCTGGAGCCCCTGAGTCTTGGTGACAGTGATGGTCTGATAGTGCCCAGCCCTGATCCTGACCCAGATGTTTCCTGCTTTCTAACTCGGGGTTCACGGGAGACGTCCTCCAGAATTCCTAAAGCCTTAGAGATAGCATCGCAGCAGGAGCGTGTACAGGTCTCCACATGTCAGTGCCTTGCAGATTTtcattctttgagttgtttttcaatctttgctgttttttttatttgagacatagtctctgtagcccaggctggccctggaaCTTGacattctcctgcttcagcttacagagtgctgggatgatcAGTACCTACTATCTCAGCACCCTAGCTTCATTGTTTTGAAATGCAGCTTGGGATCGAAATCTCTTCCCCCacatttcccctctccctttcccccagctCTTCCATTGTAATAGTTTGGAGTGACAGCCACAGATGGgtactgtttcttcttttcttttttttttttttctgtatattgtttttttaaattaatttattttttattacttataatttattcactttgtatcccagctgtagccccctccctcattccctcccaatcctactatccctccctcttctcttcccctgcccctccccaagtccactggtaggggcggtcctcctcccctaccgtctgtccctagcctatcaggtctcatcaggactggctacattgtcttcctctgtgggctggtaaggctgctccctcatcagggagTCAAAAatccagccactcagttcatgtcagagacagcccatgttccccttactagggaacccacttggacactcaggtgccatgggctacatatatgcaggggttctaggttatttctatgcatTCATCTGCTGTTGCTTCTCCCTAAGTAAGCATCTTCAGAGCTGTTGCCTCAGCCCCTACTGGCGTTCACAGTATATGTTTTTGTGTTGCTGTTCTCCAACTGAACTCTTCAGAGGAGGCCTTTACCTGTGCCTTTCCAGGTCCTCTGTGTCCCTGAGCTGTGTTAGGGAAGGAAGCAACTATCAGTAGGCAAGAGAGTATGGGACATGTAGCTCCTGAGAACTGTTAGAGCAGGTCTAGGTTTTGCTGACTGATAGGAGGTTTTGGCTACTCACTTTGGGGAGGCTGGATCAGTTCCTGTCAAGAACAGGTGGTGTCTTGGTCTGAAGAGTTCCAAACCACCACTTCCTTGGAGCTGGGCTCTCAGTTTAATTTAGGTTTTGGGCATAGGACTCCCAATGAGAGACCAGCTGATAGCAGGGTCTTTGTGGCACTGGGCTGAAtagggaggaggaagggccttGGATGGATGGGGCCATTAGGAGCATTCTCTGTAAAGTGGAATAGggctggagaggagctgagaaGCAAGCTTGTAGGACATGGCATGGCCAGGAAGTCTTTTGCTGTTGGGCCAGGAATTAGCCAATCCAGAGACTTCTCAGAGGCTGGGGAGGACCCATGTCTTGGGACAGGATCCAGGAGGGTATCAGTGAGGTAAGGTGTGTGTATGACCCAGGCTGGCCCTTTGGTTCCTAGGCAGAAGCCGCAAGACCCTGGCAGCTGGGTCTGGCTATTTGTTCATTTAGGCTCTTGAATATCCAGGGGACTGTGTGGTCCTTGAGTCGATGTGGGGCTCAGTGTGGGGATCAGCTATATAAACAGTTACCCCAGGAGGAAGGGGGTACTAAGGGCAggcagggaaagaggatggggcTAGTCTAGAAAGTTCTGCTGCCTACTGTTGGTTTTTATAGTTTCCAAAGATCACTGTAAAAAATTGTATTATAGCTGTACAAAGCATCACCACTTATTCCAGAACATTCCCTTTCCTCAGGAACAGACCTGCCAACCACTCCTCTGCTTCTTGTCTCTCTATATTACCTATTCTGGGCATTTCATCATTCACTCACATAGTATCTGTCATCGTTTCTTTTCTTGGCTGAGTAATGGTCCACTGGATGGACGATGTTTTGTCCTTTTGTCTGGTGGGTGTTTGAGTTGTTTCCACCTCTGGTTGGCAGTTGGGAATGGCGCCTCATTGAGTGTTGGTGTATGAGTCCTTTCCATTTTGGATCTGCTTATAGGATTGTGATTGTTGGACTGCAGGGAAATTCTCTGTTGGATTATTGAGGCGCTGAAGGCTGTTTCCATAGTAACTGTTCTTCCCACCATCTAGTACCTTCTGCAGAGTCCCTGTCCAGAGAGCTGCCTCTCTGTTGTGCCATACTGGTATATTCAGGGGACCCGAGCGGTCATATGGTGCTGGTGCATGTCTGAGTGGCTGAGAAGGCCCCAGTCTTGCCGAGGGCAAAGCCAGACCCCTGTGACCTTGAGCATAAGCAGGCAGGTTCCTGAGTCTTAGCCTGCATTTGTGATCAGTGTGTCCTCAGCTTTGGCTTCTGGCACTGTGTGTGTCCACTGTCACTGTGGTTGTCTCTTGAGGCTCTGCCCTGATACCTGAGAACACTACTAGTTGGCCTCTGATTGTTGAGTTCTGTACCTGCAGATTTGCCACAGATGGAACATTTCAGGAAGCATACACATCTACTGAGCATACAGACTGGCTTAGGACACCAGGCTGGGGGGTGTGGTCTGTGTCTGAGCCTATGCTTGTATTGTATGTAATTGTCATTCCCTAGTCACAAGGTGGAACTATTGACAATGTGCCTTGTATAAAATGCTTGGTGGTGGTGTATGCTTGTGAGAGGCTGTGCAAGTCTGTATAATGCTGTTCCAAATTTACAGTTTATAGAAGAGGTCCTGGAACCTGTTCCCACCTTGGATACTAATGCACTGCTGTTTGGCAATGGGGCCTTGAGTGAATAAACATAGACCTGATGAGACCATTTGGGAGAGCCCTAATTTGGCTAACATTcttttttatgtgtgggtgtagttgtgggtgggtgggtttttttgtttgtttgttttgtttgtttgtgagacagggtttctctgtatagctctggctgtcctggaacttgttctatagaccaggctggcctcaaactcagatatccttctgcctctgcctcccaagtgctgggatgagtgatgtgtgccaccatgccctctgttcctggtgttcttttcagaagtaattgaggaaaaatgggtgagatggctcatgccagtaatcccagcactcaggaggcagaggcaggtggatctctgtgagttcgagaccagcctggtctaaaaagtaagtccagaacagccagggctacacagagaaaccctgtcacaaaaaaccaaaaaaaaaaaaaagtgttgaagACATAGTGCTTGCCTTCCCTCAGGAACCTGAGTCCTTGCTGCTGGCACCTCATTCACTATACACCTTCTGCCTCCAGCCTCTTAAGGAAAATTATCTGTTGTTCAAGAAACCATTCAGgtgtcatgtgtgtgcctgctgcccagAGGAGGGAGCTGCTGGGGAAACAGGAAAGTTGTTCAGAGTCACTAAAAGATGGTTCTGGAAGATCATGGTGAGCATGCCATCTGACTAGAACCTTGAGATCAGCTGTGGTGACTGCTCCAGTGGAGAAGTGTGGGATGTTTCCTCCAGAGGGAGGAAATGCTTGTCTCTCATGGGTCCACAGGAATAGCACATGGCCCCCTGGCCACCCCATGCCACTCACTGCCTATGTTTCTCAGGAGAACTCTCACAGCCATGGTGACTGTGGTGAAGACTTGAAGCAGATGTCCTACAAGGAGGACAGAGGCCGAGTGCCCATGGAGTCGGACTCTGTGGAGTTCAACAATGCTATCAGCTATGTGAACAAGATCAAGACCCGCTTTCTGGACCACCCTGAGATCTACAGGTCCTTCCTAGAGATCCTACACACCTACCAGGTGAGGCCTAGCACAGCACAGCACCTGGGCCCTTCCCAACCTAGGCATTGTTTGACGTTGAGGACCTGAGAGTGGAGCTCAGGGCCTCAAGCTGGCCAGGCACTTGCTGCAAGCCATAACCCAGCTAGACACTATTGCTAGCTTTTCTCAGCCAGGGCATAACTGCAGTGTTCCGTCTGGTTCTGGGAGAGTCAGAAGCAGGTTGAGGTGGAAAAAGGGTGCATGTTGAGAGGTGTGTAGGCCAACCCTTGGTCCAGTAGCAGGGAGGAAAAAAGGCTACGGACAGCCTGTGGAGGGTCCAGGATCAAAGTACACAGCTCTGATTCTCACATAGGAAACTTTCTTAGCCAGCTCAAAAACTAACACTTAAAATGATAGGTTATGACTCCAGCATTACACCACGCATAAAGTTGCAAAAATAAGGTTTTTTGGCATACAAGTTCACCATCATAGTGCAGCCTAGGTGTCCCATAAACTTGGAGAGCCCCATTGATGGTCTGCCTTTGAAGCACAACTCCATTAGTGTGTGCCAGGGAGCGGCTTGACTTATGTGCGTGTGAAAACCTCAGGTAGTGACAGTGTGCCTCCCAGCACAGCAGCACCTCCAGAGAGAGCACAGATGGAGGGTG
Proteins encoded in this region:
- the Sin3b gene encoding paired amphipathic helix protein Sin3b isoform X2; translation: MAQVGGGGSAGRGFGGSRWGRSGSGGHEKLPVHVEDALTYLDQVKIRFGSDPATYNGFLEIMKEFKSQSIDTPGVIRRVSQLFHEHPDLIVGFNAFLPLGYRIDIPKSGKLNMQSPLSSQENSHSHGDCGEDLKQMSYKEDRGRVPMESDSVEFNNAISYVNKIKTRFLDHPEIYRSFLEILHTYQKEQLHTKGRPFRGMSEEEVFTEVANLFRGQEDLLSEFGQFLPEAKRSLFTGNGPCEMNSVQKSEEKSLEHSKKRSRPSLLRPVSAPAKVGLQLKCAVVWFGYCTTEE